A stretch of Papaver somniferum cultivar HN1 unplaced genomic scaffold, ASM357369v1 unplaced-scaffold_148, whole genome shotgun sequence DNA encodes these proteins:
- the LOC113335455 gene encoding protein NYNRIN-like, whose protein sequence is MSSKRHKYIITATEYTTKWVEEIPLKDYAGATITAFIKEYIICRFGAPMIIRADNEKSFVNKDVIDMLRQYNVRLHTSTPYYPQGNGQVEASNNALIRILSRTVEDHHREWHEQLPLAVWAYRISKQSFTGASPYSLVYGEYAILPAEIVISSARVAMASHMTPDEVSRFSHLDTIKERRARAERFAEAYRKHTANYYNQSVKERKFEVDDLVIKIAPHVQRNASAGKFAANWE, encoded by the coding sequence ATGTCCTCGAAACGCCATAAGTACATAATAACCGCCACAGAATACACCACAAAATGGGTTGAGGAGATACCTCTCAAAGACTACGCCGGGGCAACTATTACAGCAttcatcaaagaatacatcaTCTGCAGATTTGGCGCTCCCATGATTATCAGAGCAGACAATGAAAAATCATTCGTAAACAAAGACGTGATAGATATGTTGCGCCAATATAATGTAAGGCTTCACACATCCACCCCCTACTACCCTCAGGGAAACGGGCAGGTGGAGGCAAGCAATAATGCGCTCATCCGGATCCTGAGTAGGACAGTGGAGGACCACCATAGAGAGTGGCATGAACAGCTCCCGCTCGCGGTATGGGCATACAGAATCTCGAAACAAAGCTTCACGGGGGCATCACCATATTCTCTGGTCTACGGGGAATACGCGATATTGCCGGCAGAGATTGTCATTTCATCCGCAAGAGTAGCAATGGCTAGTCATATGACACCGGACGAAGTAAGCCGCTTTTCCCATTTAGATACAATAAAAGAAAGGAGAGCACGGGCGGAACGGTTTGCAGAGGCATATAGAAAGCACACAGCAAATTACTATAACCAGAgcgtaaaggaaagaaaattcGAAGTAGACGATTTGGTCATTAAGATCGCTCCGCATGTACAAAGAAATGCTAGTGCAGGGAAATTCGCTGCAAACTGGGAATGA